One stretch of Marinobacterium iners DNA includes these proteins:
- a CDS encoding GGDEF and EAL domain-containing protein translates to MIDMWQHRLSLRQLSRLLMAVVLSMVLVMTGLASVVAKGPEFERVFRESGVMMLLIEPDTGSIVEANDATAEFYGYSTEQLEQMTIQQINTFTAEQVAEERILAQAEGRNYFLFRHRLASGEIRTVEVHSRPYHFNEQNLLFSIINDITPGRHEAQDLWHYQERLEAMVDAQVNELERNRKLQIWLLAGALLIQAVVITALALNIQRRRQLERERRRTTAALELSSERLREAQRIARVGSWELNHINQRFTCSDEMYRLLDLDPSESDSSYRKALSRLHPEDRQRIRDVYSKALRSGKTYEIKHRLLLPGDIVKHVSVCAETLYTPEGEPVQTLGTVQDITEQQLTQQALTALATTFAPLAGEAFYEAVCRHLVDALGLEYAFVARFEKDCERAEVLAGWSDEGSIHCFSYDLHGSPCSDVLKQHQLVCATDIQTKYPEDYMLAEMDAQAYIGSALLDKQQQAVGLLVVMSRKPLLQPQIATNLIQLFVDRVSAEMQRNEAEQLIAQADRYRQVVLKFSSRFINLPLNQIESALDDALCEIGSFFDADRCYLFEYDFEGKTASMMLEWCAEGVEPGAHKLQQLPMSEFPNWIALHGRGEPVVIADLEQVPDPFIVEILKSQGTKSLIGQPLMVRGRCTGFIGISSMRHRDKFGSETVALLKLFAELLVSLRRRELHESQLRLSASVFDNANEGIMITNPDGNIVSVNNAFTRTTGYDADEVVGRNPAFLNSDLQGKHFHDSMWQALQRDGHWSGEVWNRHKAGELYAVLQKVNAFYDEAGRLQGYVALLSDITTLKLQQKQLEQIAHFDPLTGLPNRTLLADRLQQAMAQANRHGTSIAVLFIDLDGFKAVNDTHSHAVGDQLLVQVARRMKRVMRDEDTLARLGGDEFVAVLQNLEHPDASTPVLERLLQAAAEPVQLDELELAVSASIGVVFYPQQESLDADQLQRQADQAMYQAKQAGKNRYHLFDVERDRAVRDQHESLERIRDALYSEEFRLFYQPKVNMRTGEVIGCEALIRWQHPERGLLPPAAFLPVIENHPLAIELGHWVLCTALDQQVSWKQAGMRLQVSINIDAIHLQHASFVERLDKELQQRPTIQPGDLELEILETTALDGVVQISDIITACQRLGVGFALDDFGTGYSSLTYLKRLPAELLKIDRSFVRDMLDDPDDLAILDGVIRLAQAFRRSVIAEGVETQAHCQALLELGCELGQGYAIARPMPEDELPTWLLKWSKQWQAEAETETETAQ, encoded by the coding sequence ATGATTGATATGTGGCAGCATCGTCTGTCGCTGCGCCAACTGAGCCGGCTGTTGATGGCTGTGGTCCTGTCCATGGTACTGGTGATGACAGGGCTTGCTTCCGTGGTTGCCAAAGGTCCCGAGTTTGAACGGGTGTTCCGTGAGTCCGGTGTCATGATGCTGCTTATTGAACCGGACACCGGCAGCATCGTTGAAGCCAATGATGCCACGGCCGAGTTCTACGGGTATTCGACTGAACAGCTGGAACAGATGACCATCCAGCAGATCAATACCTTCACTGCCGAACAGGTGGCAGAAGAACGGATTTTGGCGCAGGCTGAGGGCCGCAATTACTTTCTTTTCCGTCACCGCCTTGCCAGTGGCGAAATTCGAACCGTAGAGGTTCACTCCCGCCCTTACCATTTCAACGAGCAGAACCTGCTGTTCTCCATCATCAACGATATTACCCCGGGCCGGCATGAAGCCCAGGATCTGTGGCACTACCAGGAGCGTCTGGAAGCGATGGTGGACGCTCAGGTAAATGAACTGGAGCGCAATCGTAAGCTGCAGATCTGGCTGCTGGCGGGTGCCCTGTTGATACAGGCGGTGGTCATTACTGCCCTGGCTCTGAATATCCAGCGGCGACGTCAGCTGGAGCGGGAGCGACGCAGAACAACAGCGGCGCTTGAGCTGAGCAGTGAGCGCCTGAGGGAGGCTCAACGCATTGCCAGGGTGGGCAGTTGGGAATTGAATCACATCAATCAGCGTTTCACCTGTTCTGATGAGATGTACCGGCTGTTGGACCTTGATCCATCTGAGAGTGATTCCAGCTATCGCAAGGCGCTGTCGCGGCTGCACCCTGAAGACAGGCAGCGGATCCGGGATGTGTACAGTAAGGCGCTTAGAAGCGGGAAAACCTACGAGATCAAGCACCGGCTGTTACTGCCGGGTGATATCGTGAAACATGTCAGTGTATGTGCTGAAACCCTGTACACCCCCGAGGGTGAACCCGTGCAGACGCTGGGGACGGTGCAGGACATTACTGAGCAGCAGCTCACTCAGCAGGCGTTGACAGCATTGGCAACCACCTTTGCGCCGCTCGCCGGAGAAGCTTTTTATGAAGCGGTCTGTCGGCACCTTGTTGACGCTCTCGGGCTTGAGTATGCCTTTGTCGCGCGGTTTGAAAAAGACTGTGAGCGGGCCGAAGTACTGGCGGGTTGGTCCGATGAAGGCAGCATCCATTGTTTCAGCTATGACCTGCACGGTAGCCCTTGTTCTGATGTGTTGAAACAGCACCAACTTGTTTGTGCCACTGATATTCAGACGAAATACCCTGAAGATTACATGCTCGCGGAGATGGATGCACAAGCCTATATTGGCAGTGCGTTGCTTGATAAACAGCAGCAAGCGGTTGGGCTGCTGGTTGTTATGAGTCGAAAGCCGTTGCTGCAGCCACAGATTGCAACCAATCTGATTCAGCTCTTTGTAGACAGGGTCAGTGCCGAGATGCAGCGCAATGAGGCGGAGCAACTGATTGCACAGGCGGACCGCTATCGGCAGGTTGTGTTGAAGTTCTCCAGCCGATTCATCAACCTGCCGCTGAATCAGATTGAATCCGCTCTTGATGATGCCCTGTGTGAAATTGGCAGCTTCTTTGATGCTGACCGTTGCTACCTGTTCGAATATGACTTCGAGGGAAAAACCGCTTCGATGATGCTTGAGTGGTGCGCCGAGGGTGTGGAGCCAGGAGCACACAAGCTGCAGCAGCTCCCGATGAGTGAATTCCCCAACTGGATTGCCCTGCATGGAAGAGGCGAGCCGGTTGTCATAGCGGACCTGGAACAGGTTCCTGACCCTTTTATTGTCGAAATACTGAAATCACAGGGTACCAAAAGCCTGATCGGTCAGCCGTTGATGGTCAGGGGCCGCTGCACTGGGTTTATCGGTATATCCTCCATGCGCCACCGAGACAAGTTTGGCAGCGAAACCGTAGCCCTGCTGAAACTGTTTGCAGAGTTGCTGGTGAGCCTGAGACGCAGAGAGCTACATGAAAGCCAGCTGCGCTTGTCTGCAAGCGTATTTGATAATGCCAATGAAGGCATCATGATTACCAACCCTGACGGCAATATTGTCAGCGTCAACAACGCCTTTACCCGCACAACGGGCTATGATGCCGACGAGGTGGTGGGGCGTAACCCCGCCTTCCTCAACTCTGACCTTCAGGGTAAGCACTTCCATGACAGCATGTGGCAGGCTCTGCAGCGTGATGGCCATTGGAGTGGTGAGGTCTGGAACCGACATAAGGCTGGTGAGCTTTATGCCGTACTGCAGAAAGTAAATGCTTTTTATGACGAGGCCGGTCGCCTGCAGGGGTATGTGGCGCTGCTCTCTGATATTACAACCCTGAAGCTGCAGCAAAAACAGCTGGAGCAGATTGCCCACTTCGACCCGCTGACCGGCTTGCCCAATCGTACACTTCTGGCGGATCGTCTGCAGCAGGCCATGGCACAGGCCAATCGTCATGGCACCAGTATCGCGGTGCTGTTTATTGACCTGGATGGGTTCAAGGCCGTGAACGACACTCATAGCCATGCGGTGGGTGACCAGCTTCTGGTACAGGTAGCACGGCGCATGAAGCGAGTGATGCGCGATGAGGATACTCTGGCCCGTCTGGGCGGGGATGAATTTGTTGCCGTATTGCAGAACCTTGAGCATCCGGATGCGAGCACTCCGGTACTCGAGAGGCTTTTGCAGGCTGCTGCCGAGCCGGTCCAGTTGGATGAGCTTGAGCTGGCCGTTTCCGCCAGTATTGGCGTGGTTTTCTACCCGCAGCAGGAATCGCTGGATGCCGACCAGTTGCAGCGTCAGGCAGATCAGGCGATGTATCAGGCCAAGCAGGCGGGCAAGAATCGTTACCATCTGTTTGATGTAGAGCGTGATCGCGCAGTACGTGATCAGCATGAAAGTCTGGAGCGCATACGGGATGCCCTGTACAGCGAAGAGTTCAGGCTGTTTTACCAGCCCAAGGTCAACATGCGGACCGGTGAGGTAATTGGATGTGAAGCACTGATTCGCTGGCAGCATCCTGAACGCGGCTTGTTGCCACCGGCAGCCTTCCTTCCCGTGATTGAGAACCACCCCTTGGCAATCGAGTTGGGCCACTGGGTGTTGTGTACGGCTCTGGATCAGCAGGTCAGCTGGAAACAGGCTGGCATGCGATTGCAGGTGAGTATCAATATTGACGCCATCCATTTGCAACATGCCAGTTTTGTTGAGCGCCTGGACAAAGAACTGCAGCAGCGACCAACGATTCAGCCCGGAGATCTGGAGCTGGAAATTCTGGAAACCACGGCACTGGATGGCGTGGTGCAGATATCGGACATCATTACTGCCTGCCAGCGCCTGGGTGTGGGCTTTGCTCTGGATGACTTCGGTACCGGCTACTCGTCGCTGACCTACCTTAAGCGTTTGCCGGCTGAGCTGCTCAAGATCGACCGCAGTTTTGTGCGTGACATGCTTGATGATCCGGATGACCTGGCAATCCTGGATGGTGTCATCCGCCTGGCTCAGGCCTTTCGACGTTCTGTTATTGCCGAAGGGGTCGAAACTCAGGCCCATTGCCAGGCGTTGCTGGAGCTGGGCTGTGAGCTGGGCCAGGGGTATGCCATCGCCAGACCGATGCCGGAAGATGAACTGCCGACCTGGCTACTGAAGTGGTCAAAGCAGTGGCAAGCCGAAGCTGAAACTGAAACTGAAACTGCGCAGTGA
- the alaC gene encoding alanine transaminase: MTDKTGVQSVRHFSRIDRLPPYVFNITAELKMAARRRGEDIIDFSMGNPDGATPPHIVEKLCAVAQRDDTHGYSTSRGIPRLRRAIANWYQTRYQVDIDPEDEAIVTIGSKEGLAHLMLATLDHGDTVLVPNPSYPIHIYGAVIAGAQVRSVPLVPGVDFFVELERAIRESIPKPKMIILGFPSNPTAQCVELDFFERVVALAKQYDIIVVHDLAYADIVYDGWTAPSIMQVPGARDVAVEFFTLSKSYNMAGWRIGFMVGNKELVHALARIKSYHDYGTFTPLQVAAIAALEGDQQCVRDIAEQYRQRRNVLVKGLHEAGWMVDNPKASMYVWAKIPDHYRELGSLEFSKKLLSDAKVCVSPGIGFGDYGDDYVRFALIENRDRIRQAVRGIKAMFRQDGVSGKDETP, encoded by the coding sequence ATGACTGACAAGACCGGTGTGCAATCCGTACGCCATTTTTCCCGTATTGATCGTCTTCCCCCCTATGTGTTCAACATCACGGCTGAATTAAAGATGGCCGCTCGTCGACGTGGCGAGGATATCATTGACTTCAGCATGGGGAACCCTGATGGGGCCACACCTCCCCATATTGTTGAAAAACTCTGTGCCGTTGCCCAGCGTGATGATACCCATGGCTACTCGACATCACGGGGTATCCCGCGTTTGCGCAGAGCCATAGCCAACTGGTATCAGACGCGTTATCAGGTCGATATTGACCCTGAAGATGAAGCGATTGTCACTATTGGCTCCAAAGAGGGTCTGGCTCATTTGATGCTCGCAACCCTGGATCACGGCGATACCGTGTTGGTGCCCAATCCAAGCTACCCAATTCATATCTATGGTGCCGTAATTGCTGGGGCTCAGGTCCGCTCGGTTCCACTGGTGCCGGGGGTAGACTTTTTTGTCGAGCTTGAGCGGGCCATCCGCGAGTCGATCCCGAAACCCAAAATGATCATTCTGGGCTTTCCCTCCAACCCCACCGCACAATGTGTTGAGCTGGATTTCTTTGAGCGTGTTGTCGCGCTGGCGAAGCAGTATGACATTATCGTGGTGCACGATCTGGCCTATGCCGATATTGTCTATGATGGCTGGACCGCGCCTTCGATCATGCAGGTACCCGGTGCGCGAGATGTGGCCGTTGAGTTTTTTACGCTTTCCAAGAGCTACAACATGGCCGGGTGGCGTATCGGGTTCATGGTGGGTAACAAAGAGCTGGTACATGCGCTGGCACGTATCAAAAGCTACCACGATTATGGCACCTTCACTCCCTTGCAAGTGGCGGCCATCGCGGCACTTGAGGGCGATCAGCAATGTGTGCGCGATATCGCCGAGCAATATCGGCAGCGCCGAAACGTGTTGGTGAAAGGCCTGCATGAAGCGGGCTGGATGGTGGATAACCCCAAGGCGTCCATGTATGTCTGGGCCAAAATTCCGGATCACTATCGTGAGTTGGGATCGCTGGAATTTTCCAAAAAGCTGCTGTCCGATGCCAAGGTGTGTGTATCGCCGGGCATAGGTTTTGGTGACTACGGTGACGACTACGTGCGCTTTGCCCTGATTGAAAACAGGGATCGTATTCGACAGGCTGTCAGGGGAATCAAGGCCATGTTCCGTCAGGATGGAGTGTCGGGTAAGGATGAGACACCTTGA